One window of Mediterraneibacter butyricigenes genomic DNA carries:
- the glpK gene encoding glycerol kinase GlpK — protein MAKYVMALDAGTTSNRCILFNEKGEMCSVAQKEFTQYFPKPGWVEHDAEEIWSTQLEVAQQAMANINATAADIAAIGITNQRETTIVWDKNTGEPVFHAIVWQCRRTSEYADSLKEKGLTDKFREKTGLVIDAYFSGTKIKWILDNVEGARERAERGELLFGTVETWLIWKLTKGAVHVTDYSNASRTLLFNINTLEWDDEILAELNIPKCMLPEAKPSSCIYGEADPGFFGGPIPIAGAAGDQQAALFGQTCFTAGEAKNTYGTGCFLLMNTGEKPVFSKNGLVTTIAWGLDGKVNYALEGSIFVAGASIQWLRDEMRLIDSSPDSEYMARKVKDTNGCYVVPAFTGLGAPHWDQYARGTIVGLTRGVNKYHIIRATLDSLAYQVNDVLKAMEADSGIKLAALKVDGGASANNLLMQEQADISNAPVNRPMCVETTAMGAAYLAGLAVGYWSSKEDVVKNWAIDRTFAPEISDEKREKMVKGWNKAVKCAYGWAKED, from the coding sequence ATGGCAAAGTATGTAATGGCACTGGACGCAGGTACAACAAGTAACCGCTGTATCCTTTTCAACGAAAAAGGTGAGATGTGTTCTGTTGCACAGAAGGAATTCACACAGTACTTCCCAAAACCGGGCTGGGTAGAACATGATGCGGAGGAAATCTGGTCAACACAGTTGGAAGTTGCACAGCAGGCAATGGCAAACATCAACGCCACAGCAGCTGACATTGCAGCAATTGGTATTACCAACCAGCGTGAAACAACCATCGTTTGGGACAAGAATACCGGCGAACCTGTATTCCATGCAATTGTATGGCAGTGTCGTAGAACTTCTGAGTACGCAGACAGTCTGAAAGAAAAAGGACTGACTGACAAATTCAGAGAGAAAACAGGACTTGTAATTGACGCGTATTTCTCAGGAACAAAGATCAAATGGATCCTTGACAATGTGGAAGGTGCCCGCGAAAGAGCGGAAAGAGGAGAATTGTTATTTGGTACAGTTGAGACATGGCTGATCTGGAAACTGACCAAAGGTGCCGTTCATGTAACGGATTACTCCAATGCATCCCGTACATTGCTGTTCAACATCAATACCCTGGAATGGGATGATGAGATCCTTGCAGAACTGAATATTCCGAAATGTATGCTTCCGGAAGCAAAACCGTCAAGCTGCATTTACGGAGAAGCTGATCCGGGATTCTTCGGAGGACCGATCCCGATCGCAGGAGCAGCAGGAGATCAGCAGGCAGCATTGTTTGGTCAGACCTGTTTCACAGCAGGCGAGGCAAAGAATACATACGGAACAGGATGCTTCCTTCTGATGAACACAGGAGAAAAACCGGTATTCTCAAAGAATGGACTGGTTACCACGATCGCCTGGGGACTGGACGGAAAAGTGAATTACGCACTGGAAGGTTCTATCTTTGTGGCAGGAGCATCTATTCAGTGGCTGCGTGACGAGATGCGGCTGATTGATTCTTCACCGGATTCTGAATATATGGCAAGAAAGGTGAAAGATACCAATGGATGTTATGTAGTTCCTGCATTTACAGGACTTGGAGCACCTCACTGGGATCAGTATGCAAGAGGAACAATTGTTGGACTTACCCGTGGTGTAAATAAATACCACATTATCCGTGCAACACTGGATTCTCTGGCATATCAGGTAAATGATGTACTGAAGGCAATGGAAGCTGATTCCGGAATCAAACTGGCAGCTCTGAAGGTGGATGGAGGCGCAAGTGCCAACAATCTGCTGATGCAGGAGCAGGCTGATATCAGTAATGCACCGGTTAACCGTCCGATGTGTGTAGAGACCACTGCAATGGGAGCTGCTTATCTGGCAGGTCTGGCAGTTGGCTACTGGTCAAGCAAGGAAGATGTAGTAAAGAACTGGGCAATCGATCGCACCTTCGCGCCGGAGATTTCTGACGAGAAGAGAGAAAAAATGGTCAAGGGCTGGAACAAAGCAGTAAAATGTGCATATGGATGGGCAAAAGAAGATTAA
- a CDS encoding glycerol-3-phosphate responsive antiterminator, which yields MDQKFYNAVEASPVIAAIKDMDGLEKCCQVEDIKVVFILFGDICSIDGIVQKLHEAGKIAMVHMDLIVGLSSKEIAVEYIKNNTHADGIISTKPALIKRGRELGLYTVLRFFILDSIALRNVEMTDHQYAGARPDFIEILPGVMPKIIKRICKKSRCPVIAGGLITDKEDVMGALNAGAISVSSTNQDVWFL from the coding sequence ATGGATCAAAAATTTTATAATGCGGTGGAAGCAAGTCCGGTAATCGCAGCGATCAAAGACATGGATGGACTTGAAAAATGCTGTCAGGTGGAGGATATCAAGGTTGTGTTTATCCTGTTTGGAGATATCTGTTCCATAGACGGGATCGTACAGAAGCTTCATGAGGCCGGAAAGATCGCCATGGTACATATGGATCTGATCGTGGGCTTAAGTTCCAAAGAAATCGCCGTAGAATATATTAAAAATAATACCCATGCGGATGGAATAATTTCCACCAAACCTGCATTGATTAAAAGAGGGAGAGAATTAGGACTCTATACAGTTTTGAGATTCTTTATCTTGGATTCAATCGCATTGAGAAATGTGGAGATGACCGATCATCAGTACGCGGGAGCACGACCGGATTTTATTGAGATTTTGCCGGGTGTGATGCCGAAGATCATAAAAAGAATTTGCAAGAAAAGTCGCTGTCCGGTGATTGCAGGCGGACTGATCACAGACAAAGAAGATGTGATGGGCGCATTAAATGCCGGTGCGATTTCAGTATCCTCAACGAACCAGGATGTCTGGTTCCTCTGA
- the nifJ gene encoding pyruvate:ferredoxin (flavodoxin) oxidoreductase — translation MARKMKTMDGNQAAAHVSYAYTEVAAIYPITPSSVMPEHIDEWATEGRKNLYGQTVQVTEMQSEAGAAGAVHGALSAGAMTTTFTASQGLLLMIPNLYKVAGEQLPGVFNVSARALATHALNIFGDHSDVYACRQTGAAMLCESSVQEVMDLTPVAHCAALEGKIPFINFFDGFRTSHEIQKIETWDYEDLGDLLNKEALAEFRAHALNPNHPCQRGSAQNPDIFFQAREACNPYYDALPAIVQDYMDKVNAKIGTDYKLFNYYGAADAEHVIVAMGSVCDTIEETIDHLVAAGEKVGVVKVRLYRPFSAEALIEAIPDSVKRISVLDRTKEPGSLGEPLYLDVVAALKGSKFDAVPVMTGRYGLGSKDTTPAQIVAVYHNTEKQKFTIGIKDDVTNLSLEVGPALVTTPEGTINCKFWGLGADGTVGANKNSIKIIGDNTDMYAQAYFDYDSKKSGGVTMSHLRFGKKPIKSTYLIHQANFVACHNPSYVNKYNMVQELVDGGTFLLNCPWDMEDLEKHLPGQVKAFIADHNIKFYTIDGIKIGKEIGLGGRINTVLQSAFFKLANIIPEEDAINLMKAAAKATYGRKGDKIVQMNYDAIDAGAKQVVEINVPDSWKSCEDEGLFTPEVKGGRDDVVDFVKNIQAKVNAQEGNTLPVSAFHDYVDGSTPSGAAAYEKRGIAVDIPVWKEENCIQCNRCAYVCPHAVIRPVALTEEELAKAPEGTKAIDMIGMPGMKFVMTVSALDCTGCGSCANVCPGKKGEKALVMENMEANVASQEVFDFGVEIPVKPEVVAKFNEATVKGSQFKQPLLEFSGACAGCGETPYAKLITQLFGDRMYIANATGCSSIWGNSSPSTPYTVNAQGRGPAWSNSLFEDNAEFGYGMLLAQNTIRDRLKVKVEQLAEEASNEDVKAAAKDYLDTFAVGATNGSATDKLVAALEACDCDGDLKKDILAEKDFLAKKSQWIFGGDGWAYDIGFGGVDHVLASGKDINIMVFDTEVYSNTGGQSSKATKTGATAQFAAGGKETKKKDLAGIAMSYGYVYVAQIAMGADFNQTVKAIAEAEAYPGPSLIIAYAPCINHGIKKGMSKAQTEEQLAVECGYWNNFRFNPAAEKGKFTLDSKAPKAEEYQDFLNGEVRYNALARQNPEKAARLFAQNEKEAMERFAYLQKLVTLYGED, via the coding sequence ATGGCAAGAAAAATGAAGACCATGGATGGTAATCAGGCCGCAGCTCACGTGTCTTACGCGTATACAGAAGTTGCAGCGATTTACCCAATTACACCGTCATCTGTTATGCCTGAACATATTGACGAGTGGGCAACAGAAGGTCGTAAGAACTTATATGGACAGACCGTACAGGTAACAGAGATGCAGTCTGAGGCTGGTGCAGCAGGTGCAGTACACGGAGCTCTTTCAGCAGGAGCAATGACTACTACATTTACAGCATCTCAGGGTCTGCTTCTGATGATTCCTAACTTATATAAAGTTGCAGGTGAGCAGCTGCCGGGAGTATTCAATGTTTCCGCTCGTGCTCTTGCAACCCACGCACTGAACATCTTCGGAGATCACTCTGATGTTTATGCCTGTCGTCAGACCGGAGCTGCTATGCTCTGCGAGTCCAGCGTACAGGAAGTTATGGACCTGACACCGGTTGCACACTGTGCAGCACTGGAAGGAAAGATTCCGTTCATTAACTTCTTCGACGGATTCCGTACATCTCACGAGATCCAGAAGATTGAGACATGGGATTATGAAGATCTTGGAGATCTCCTGAACAAAGAGGCTCTGGCTGAGTTCCGTGCACACGCTCTGAACCCGAATCATCCATGCCAGAGAGGATCTGCTCAGAACCCGGATATCTTCTTCCAGGCAAGAGAAGCATGTAACCCGTATTACGATGCTCTTCCGGCAATCGTTCAGGACTACATGGACAAAGTAAATGCTAAGATCGGTACAGATTACAAACTGTTCAACTACTATGGAGCAGCTGATGCAGAGCACGTAATCGTTGCTATGGGATCTGTTTGTGATACAATCGAAGAGACAATCGACCATCTGGTAGCAGCTGGCGAAAAAGTCGGTGTTGTAAAAGTACGTCTGTACAGACCGTTCAGTGCAGAAGCTCTGATCGAAGCAATTCCGGACAGCGTAAAGAGAATCTCTGTTCTTGACAGAACCAAAGAGCCAGGATCTCTTGGAGAGCCTCTGTATCTGGATGTTGTTGCAGCTCTGAAAGGATCTAAATTCGATGCAGTTCCGGTTATGACTGGACGTTACGGATTAGGTTCCAAAGATACAACACCTGCACAGATCGTTGCAGTATATCACAACACAGAAAAACAGAAATTCACAATCGGTATCAAAGATGATGTGACAAACCTGTCACTGGAAGTAGGACCGGCACTTGTTACAACTCCGGAAGGAACCATCAACTGTAAGTTCTGGGGTCTGGGAGCAGATGGTACAGTAGGTGCTAACAAGAACTCCATCAAGATCATCGGTGATAACACAGATATGTACGCTCAGGCTTACTTTGATTATGACTCTAAGAAGTCCGGTGGTGTTACAATGTCTCACCTGCGTTTCGGTAAGAAGCCGATCAAGTCAACATACCTGATCCATCAGGCAAACTTTGTTGCTTGTCATAATCCTTCTTATGTAAATAAATACAACATGGTTCAGGAACTTGTTGATGGTGGTACATTCCTGTTGAACTGCCCATGGGATATGGAAGATCTCGAGAAACATCTGCCGGGACAGGTTAAAGCATTTATCGCTGACCACAACATCAAATTCTACACCATCGATGGTATCAAGATCGGTAAAGAGATCGGACTTGGTGGACGTATCAACACTGTTCTTCAGTCTGCATTCTTCAAGCTGGCTAACATCATTCCGGAAGAAGATGCAATCAACCTGATGAAGGCTGCTGCAAAAGCTACATACGGAAGAAAAGGTGACAAGATCGTTCAGATGAATTACGATGCAATCGACGCTGGTGCTAAGCAGGTTGTAGAGATTAACGTTCCGGATTCCTGGAAATCCTGTGAAGACGAAGGTCTGTTCACACCGGAAGTTAAGGGTGGAAGAGATGACGTTGTAGACTTCGTTAAGAACATTCAGGCTAAAGTAAATGCTCAGGAAGGTAATACACTTCCGGTATCTGCTTTCCATGATTATGTAGATGGATCCACACCGTCTGGTGCAGCTGCATACGAGAAACGTGGTATCGCAGTAGATATCCCGGTTTGGAAAGAAGAAAATTGTATCCAGTGTAACCGTTGTGCATATGTTTGTCCTCATGCAGTTATCCGTCCGGTAGCTCTGACAGAAGAGGAACTTGCTAAGGCTCCGGAAGGAACAAAAGCAATCGATATGATCGGTATGCCTGGAATGAAATTTGTTATGACAGTATCTGCTCTTGACTGTACAGGATGCGGATCTTGTGCAAACGTTTGTCCTGGAAAGAAGGGCGAAAAAGCTCTGGTTATGGAAAACATGGAAGCAAATGTTGCAAGCCAGGAAGTATTCGACTTTGGTGTTGAAATTCCGGTAAAACCAGAAGTTGTTGCTAAATTTAACGAAGCAACCGTTAAGGGAAGCCAGTTCAAACAGCCACTGCTTGAGTTCTCTGGAGCATGTGCTGGTTGTGGTGAAACACCTTACGCAAAACTGATCACACAGCTGTTCGGTGACAGAATGTACATCGCAAATGCAACAGGATGTTCTTCTATCTGGGGTAACTCCTCACCGTCCACACCTTACACAGTAAACGCTCAGGGAAGAGGACCGGCTTGGTCAAACTCTCTGTTCGAGGATAACGCTGAGTTTGGTTATGGTATGCTGCTTGCTCAGAACACCATTCGTGACAGACTGAAAGTAAAAGTAGAACAGCTTGCAGAAGAAGCATCTAACGAAGATGTGAAGGCAGCTGCAAAAGATTATCTGGATACATTCGCTGTTGGAGCAACCAACGGATCTGCTACTGACAAACTGGTAGCTGCTCTGGAAGCTTGCGACTGCGACGGAGATCTGAAGAAAGACATTCTGGCTGAGAAAGACTTCCTGGCTAAGAAATCTCAGTGGATCTTCGGTGGAGACGGATGGGCTTACGATATCGGATTTGGTGGTGTTGACCACGTACTTGCAAGCGGTAAGGACATCAACATCATGGTATTCGATACAGAAGTTTACTCCAATACAGGTGGACAGTCCTCCAAGGCTACAAAGACTGGTGCTACTGCACAGTTCGCAGCAGGCGGAAAAGAAACCAAGAAGAAAGACCTTGCTGGTATCGCAATGAGCTATGGCTATGTATACGTTGCACAGATCGCTATGGGTGCTGACTTCAACCAGACTGTAAAAGCAATTGCAGAGGCTGAGGCATATCCGGGACCGTCACTGATCATCGCATACGCTCCATGTATCAACCACGGTATCAAGAAGGGTATGAGCAAAGCTCAGACAGAGGAACAGTTAGCAGTAGAATGCGGATACTGGAACAACTTCAGATTCAATCCGGCAGCTGAAAAGGGTAAATTCACTCTGGACAGCAAGGCTCCGAAGGCTGAAGAGTATCAGGACTTCCTGAATGGAGAGGTACGTTACAACGCACTTGCAAGACAGAATCCGGAGAAGGCAGCAAGACTGTTTGCTCAGAACGAGAAAGAAGCTATGGAAAGATTTGCATACCTGCAGAAATTAGTAACTCTTTACGGAGAGGACTAA
- the lgt gene encoding prolipoprotein diacylglyceryl transferase, producing the protein MHMDIAFPNIGIHLSHVGKSISIFGFEIAFYGMIIGMAILLGIFIAVREARRTRQNPDIYFDLAIYGVIVSVICARLYYVIFSWDMYKGNLLSILNLRQGGLAIYGGIIGAVLTGTVYCKIKHLHVPLIFDTVAISIVNGQMLGRWGNFFNREAFGEYTNGLLAMRLPVDAVRAADITDKMREHLTKIDGVRYIQVSPTFLYESFWCMLIVIFLVWYRKRKRYDGELFLLYLFAYALGRVWIEGLRTDQLKLPGLGWPVSQLLAGLIVLGVGGVLIYNHKNLERIEYEEFQRKRRERERRKAARSEK; encoded by the coding sequence ATGCATATGGATATTGCATTCCCAAATATCGGAATTCATCTTTCTCATGTGGGAAAATCCATTTCGATCTTTGGATTTGAGATTGCATTCTATGGAATGATCATTGGAATGGCAATTTTGCTTGGTATTTTTATTGCGGTTCGGGAAGCCAGAAGAACCAGACAGAATCCGGATATTTATTTTGATCTGGCAATCTATGGGGTCATCGTCAGTGTGATCTGCGCCAGATTATATTACGTGATTTTTTCCTGGGATATGTACAAAGGCAATCTTTTGAGTATCCTGAATCTGCGGCAGGGCGGACTGGCAATTTACGGCGGAATCATCGGTGCGGTCCTGACTGGAACGGTTTACTGTAAGATCAAACATCTGCATGTACCGTTGATTTTTGATACGGTGGCAATCAGTATTGTAAATGGACAGATGTTAGGACGTTGGGGAAACTTTTTCAACCGGGAAGCGTTCGGAGAATATACCAACGGACTTCTGGCAATGAGATTGCCGGTGGATGCGGTCCGGGCAGCAGACATTACGGACAAGATGCGGGAACATCTGACGAAGATTGACGGTGTCAGATATATTCAGGTAAGCCCGACTTTTTTATATGAATCGTTCTGGTGTATGCTGATCGTGATTTTTCTGGTCTGGTATCGGAAGAGAAAGCGTTACGACGGAGAATTGTTCCTGTTGTATCTGTTTGCCTATGCACTTGGCAGAGTCTGGATTGAAGGACTCCGGACAGATCAGCTGAAGCTTCCGGGACTCGGATGGCCGGTATCTCAGCTGCTGGCGGGACTGATTGTGCTGGGAGTCGGAGGAGTGCTTATTTATAACCATAAGAACCTGGAACGGATCGAATACGAAGAGTTCCAGAGGAAGAGAAGGGAAAGAGAACGCAGAAAGGCAGCCCGGTCGGAAAAATAA
- the ychF gene encoding redox-regulated ATPase YchF: protein MKLGIVGLPNVGKSTLFNSLTKAGAESANYPFCTIDPNVGVVTVPDERLNVLGEMYQTKKIVPAVIEFVDIAGLVKGASKGEGLGNQFLANIREVDAIVHVVRCFEDSNIVHVDGSINPMRDVETINFELIFSDIEILERRIAKVVKLSRNDKAAAKELEMLKRLKAWLEDGKLAKTFELLDEEEEEWFGTYNLLTAKPVIFAANVTEEDLPDDGANNEGVQALRAYAAQENCEVFVVCAQIEQEIAELEEDEKKMFLEDLGLKESGLEKLIRASYHLLGLISYLTAGEPEVRAWTITKGTKAPQAAGKIHTDFERGFIRAEVVSYDDLIACGSHAAAREKGLIRLEGKDYVVQDGDIMLFRFNV, encoded by the coding sequence ATGAAGCTCGGAATCGTGGGATTACCAAATGTAGGAAAAAGTACGTTATTTAACTCGCTGACCAAAGCGGGTGCAGAATCAGCCAACTATCCGTTCTGTACCATCGACCCGAATGTAGGTGTGGTAACAGTGCCGGATGAAAGATTAAATGTATTAGGAGAAATGTATCAGACGAAAAAAATCGTTCCGGCTGTGATCGAATTTGTTGACATTGCAGGTCTGGTGAAGGGTGCATCCAAGGGAGAAGGTCTTGGAAATCAGTTCCTTGCAAATATCCGTGAGGTAGATGCGATCGTCCATGTGGTACGCTGCTTTGAGGACAGCAACATTGTTCATGTAGACGGTTCCATCAATCCGATGCGAGATGTGGAGACGATCAATTTTGAGCTGATCTTTTCCGATATTGAAATTCTGGAACGAAGAATCGCAAAGGTTGTCAAACTTTCCAGAAATGATAAGGCAGCAGCAAAAGAACTGGAAATGTTAAAACGTCTGAAAGCATGGCTGGAAGACGGCAAGCTGGCAAAAACATTTGAATTGCTGGATGAAGAGGAAGAAGAGTGGTTTGGAACTTATAATCTTCTGACCGCAAAACCGGTGATCTTTGCAGCAAATGTAACCGAAGAAGATCTGCCGGATGACGGAGCAAATAACGAAGGGGTTCAGGCACTGAGAGCGTATGCTGCACAGGAGAACTGCGAAGTGTTTGTGGTATGTGCGCAGATTGAACAGGAGATTGCAGAACTGGAAGAGGATGAAAAGAAAATGTTCTTAGAGGATCTGGGTCTGAAGGAATCTGGTCTGGAGAAATTGATCCGCGCAAGTTATCATCTGCTGGGACTGATCAGTTACCTGACAGCGGGAGAACCGGAAGTTCGTGCATGGACTATTACAAAGGGAACCAAAGCGCCACAGGCAGCAGGAAAGATCCATACAGATTTCGAACGTGGATTTATTCGTGCAGAGGTTGTAAGCTATGACGATCTGATCGCATGTGGAAGCCATGCGGCAGCCCGTGAAAAAGGCCTGATCCGTCTGGAAGGAAAAGATTATGTGGTACAGGATGGAGACATCATGCTGTTCCGTTTTAATGTATAA
- a CDS encoding YitT family protein has translation MGKKQITATDLIKEIVVLTWAVAIIAAAVYFFLVPSHTSVSSISGLGIVLANFVPLPLSAITMILNVVLLVIGFFTCGREFGAKTVYTSVVLPLFIGLFEKIAPDFQSLTGSQELDVLCYILVVSVGLSILFNRNASSGGLDIVAKILNKYLHMELGKAMSFSGMCVALSAALVYDKKTVVLSILGTYFNGIVLDHFIFDHNIKRRVCVITDKEEELRKFIIEDLHSGATIYEATGAYDFQKHNEIITIVDKTEYQKLMNFISRIDPKAFVTVYNVSNMRYQPKIR, from the coding sequence ATGGGGAAAAAACAGATAACAGCAACAGATCTCATAAAAGAAATTGTAGTATTGACCTGGGCCGTGGCGATCATAGCGGCAGCCGTTTACTTTTTTCTGGTGCCGAGCCATACATCCGTGAGCAGTATTTCAGGACTCGGAATCGTACTGGCGAATTTCGTACCGTTGCCACTGTCGGCAATTACGATGATATTGAATGTAGTCCTTCTGGTCATCGGATTTTTTACCTGTGGTCGGGAGTTTGGTGCAAAGACAGTTTATACAAGTGTTGTGTTGCCGTTGTTTATCGGTCTGTTTGAAAAAATTGCACCGGATTTCCAGTCACTGACAGGCAGTCAGGAATTGGATGTGCTTTGCTATATCCTGGTAGTCAGTGTGGGGTTAAGTATTTTGTTTAATAGAAACGCTTCTTCCGGCGGTTTGGATATTGTGGCAAAGATTCTGAATAAATATTTACATATGGAGTTGGGAAAAGCCATGTCATTTTCCGGAATGTGCGTGGCATTGTCTGCGGCACTGGTCTACGACAAGAAGACAGTTGTTCTGAGTATCCTTGGAACATATTTTAATGGAATCGTTCTGGATCATTTTATTTTTGATCATAATATAAAGCGCAGAGTTTGCGTTATCACGGACAAGGAAGAAGAACTTCGCAAATTCATTATAGAGGATTTACACAGTGGAGCAACGATTTATGAAGCGACCGGTGCGTATGATTTCCAGAAGCATAATGAGATCATTACGATAGTGGATAAGACAGAATATCAGAAACTGATGAATTTTATCAGCCGCATAGATCCAAAAGCCTTTGTGACGGTGTATAATGTGTCGAATATGCGGTATCAGCCGAAGATAAGATAA
- a CDS encoding thiamine diphosphokinase, whose product MSKYTVIVSGGTLDESFVLPILTGQNGWEYLQLEESAVREEKEEIGYVIAVDAGLKFLYRHQILPDIIVGDFDSLEDGILPWYQEHFSIPIRKFNPVKDASDTEIAIRQALEHGKEPIRILGGTGTRIDHIWANVQCLKIAKDAGVEAELLDPHNRIRLIDREVHLKKEEAFGPYFSLFALGGAVGDLSITGAKYPLSHHLLEPYDSLSVSNQIQEEEVVITYGSGQLVLMETRD is encoded by the coding sequence ATGAGTAAATATACGGTGATCGTAAGCGGCGGAACATTAGACGAGTCTTTTGTTCTGCCCATTTTAACTGGCCAGAATGGTTGGGAGTATCTGCAGTTAGAAGAATCTGCAGTTAGAGAAGAGAAGGAAGAAATTGGTTATGTGATCGCAGTGGATGCAGGGCTGAAGTTCCTGTACCGTCATCAGATCCTGCCGGATATTATTGTGGGAGATTTTGATAGTCTGGAGGATGGAATCCTGCCCTGGTATCAGGAACATTTTTCCATCCCGATCCGGAAATTTAATCCGGTCAAAGATGCATCTGATACGGAAATTGCCATTCGCCAGGCACTGGAGCATGGCAAAGAGCCGATTCGGATTCTGGGCGGAACCGGAACAAGGATTGACCATATCTGGGCGAATGTACAGTGCTTAAAGATTGCAAAGGATGCCGGTGTAGAAGCGGAACTTCTGGATCCGCACAACCGGATTCGGCTGATCGACCGCGAAGTACATTTAAAAAAAGAAGAGGCCTTCGGTCCGTACTTCTCCCTGTTTGCGTTGGGAGGAGCGGTCGGAGATCTGAGTATAACCGGAGCAAAATATCCACTTTCTCATCATTTGCTGGAACCTTATGACAGCTTAAGCGTCAGCAATCAGATCCAGGAAGAGGAAGTTGTGATCACTTACGGCAGCGGACAACTGGTATTAATGGAGACGAGAGACTAA
- the rpe gene encoding ribulose-phosphate 3-epimerase, whose translation MENILAPSILAADFKELGQAIKTIEENGAEYLHYDVMDGIFVPSISFGMPVLSSIRSCTNQVMDVHLMITEPIRYIKEFKEAGADLITIHLEACEDVAATIKAIREAGLKVGLSIKPATEAEAIRPYLDQIDMILVMSVEPGFGGQKFIPESLDKIRALRAMVEEAGVDVDIEVDGGIYQANVKEVLDAGANIIVSGSGVFKGDIAKNTREFMEILNSHE comes from the coding sequence ATGGAAAACATTTTGGCACCATCCATTTTGGCAGCAGATTTTAAAGAACTGGGACAGGCAATTAAGACGATCGAGGAAAATGGAGCAGAATATCTTCATTATGATGTGATGGACGGAATCTTCGTTCCAAGCATTTCTTTTGGAATGCCGGTACTTTCTTCGATCCGTTCCTGTACGAATCAGGTGATGGACGTACATTTGATGATCACAGAACCCATTCGTTATATTAAAGAATTTAAAGAGGCAGGCGCAGATCTGATCACGATCCATCTGGAAGCCTGTGAAGATGTGGCGGCAACCATCAAAGCCATTCGGGAAGCAGGGCTGAAAGTAGGGCTTTCCATCAAACCGGCAACAGAAGCAGAAGCGATCCGCCCATATTTGGATCAGATTGATATGATTCTGGTGATGAGTGTAGAGCCTGGATTCGGTGGACAGAAATTTATTCCGGAATCCCTGGATAAGATCCGTGCACTTCGCGCTATGGTAGAGGAAGCTGGCGTGGATGTGGATATCGAAGTGGACGGCGGAATTTATCAGGCAAATGTAAAAGAAGTGCTGGATGCAGGAGCAAATATCATCGTATCCGGATCCGGAGTCTTCAAAGGAGATATTGCCAAAAACACCAGAGAATTTATGGAGATTTTAAACAGTCATGAGTAA
- the rsgA gene encoding ribosome small subunit-dependent GTPase A: protein MQGRIIKGIAGFYYVYVVGSGVYECKAKGIFRKEKKKPLVGDLVEISVLDEAAKEGNLDVILPRKNELIRPASANVDQALVVFAVTKPKPHFHLLDRFLVMMERKDIPVILCFNKQDLAKDEEMQELLEIYQTCGYPVIFASARKEENIDPIRKALKGKTTVIAGPSGVGKSSLINLLSPEAEMETGSISRKIDRGKHTTRHAELLPIDEDSFIMDTPGFSSLYVNDMEKEELKYCFREFAPYEGKCRFNGCDHVHEPDCAVKQAVEEGKIPKMRYQNYTELYQEMKEKKRY, encoded by the coding sequence ATGCAGGGAAGAATTATAAAAGGAATTGCCGGATTCTACTACGTTTACGTGGTAGGATCCGGTGTTTATGAATGTAAGGCAAAAGGAATTTTCCGAAAAGAAAAAAAGAAACCGCTGGTAGGGGATCTGGTGGAGATCAGTGTGCTGGATGAAGCGGCAAAAGAGGGAAATCTGGATGTGATTCTGCCTCGAAAAAACGAATTGATTCGTCCGGCTTCGGCAAATGTGGATCAGGCGTTGGTGGTGTTTGCAGTGACAAAACCAAAGCCTCATTTTCATTTACTGGATCGGTTTCTGGTGATGATGGAACGTAAAGATATTCCGGTGATTCTGTGTTTTAACAAACAGGATCTGGCAAAAGACGAAGAGATGCAGGAACTTCTGGAAATTTATCAGACCTGCGGTTACCCGGTGATCTTTGCAAGCGCCAGAAAAGAAGAAAATATCGATCCGATCCGGAAGGCACTGAAAGGAAAGACGACTGTGATTGCCGGACCTTCCGGAGTGGGAAAATCTTCTTTGATCAATTTGTTGTCTCCGGAGGCTGAGATGGAGACCGGTTCCATCAGCCGGAAGATCGATCGTGGAAAGCATACCACAAGACATGCGGAACTTTTGCCGATTGACGAAGATTCCTTTATCATGGACACGCCGGGATTCAGTTCCCTCTATGTCAATGATATGGAAAAAGAAGAACTGAAATACTGCTTTCGGGAGTTTGCTCCATATGAGGGGAAATGTCGTTTTAACGGCTGTGACCATGTACACGAGCCGGACTGCGCAGTAAAGCAGGCGGTGGAAGAAGGAAAGATCCCGAAGATGCGGTATCAGAATTATACAGAACTCTATCAGGAAATGAAAGAAAAAAAGAGGTATTAA